The genomic segment CATGAAACTCCAGAGTAATAGTGCCCAATTCCGCATGCGACAATTCTGCACTAGACCACGCATTTTTAAGAGGACGATATGGGCTTTTTAGCAGGCAAGAAGTTGTTGATTACCGGGGTGCTGTCGAACCGCTCCATCGCCTATGGCATCGCCAAAGCGTGCAAAGAACAAGGCGCCGAATTGGCCTTCAGTTATGTGGGCGAGCGCTTCAAGGACCGCATCACCGAGTTCGCCGCAGACTTCGACTCCACGCTGGTGTTCGACTGTGATGTCGGTAATGACGAGCAAATCGACCAATTGTTCAAAGACCTATCGACACACTGGCCCACTTTTGACGGTTTTGTGCACAGCATCGGCTTCGCGCCCCGTGAGGCGATTGCCGGCAACTTCCTGGACGGCCTGTCCCGCGAAAATTTCAAAATCGCCCACGACATCAGCGCCTACAGCTTCCCGGCCATGGCCAAAGCCGCCCTGCCCTACCTGTCGCCCAAAGCGGCTTTGCTGACCCTGTCGTACTTGGGTGCTGAGCGCATCATTCCCAACTACAACACCATGGGCTTAGCCAAAGCATCCCTAGAAGCCAGCGTGCGCTACCTGGCTGAAGCCGTGGGCCCGAAGGGCATCCGCGTCAACGGCATCAGCGCCGGCCCGATCAAGACCCTGGCCGCTAGCGGCATTAAAGACTTCAGCAAGCTACTCAACACGGTGGCCGGCGCGTCCCCGATTCGCCGCAACGTAACAACGGAAGACGTGGGCAATGTGGCGGCGTTTTTGCTGAGCGACCTGGCGGGCGGTGTGACTGCAGAGATCACCTACGTGGACGGTGGTTACAGCCAGACCATGGGCGTGACCACAGACATTTAAGCCGAATACGCCGCTCGCGCCCGTGGAATGTGCGCGGGTAGCTATCAAAAAAAGAGCGCCTGCAGAGTGATCTGCAGGCGCTCTTTTCTTTGGAGCTCACGCCCCTCAGAGGCGAATCAAGCCTTCACACAGTCAGCGTAGTAACGGACCTTGCCGTCTTCACCCACTTCGCTCACCAAACCGTGCACATCGGTCTCAAAACCGGGGCACTGGGCATTGAACTCGCGGGAGAACTTGAGGTAGTCCACCACTTTCTTGTTGAACACTTCACCGGGCACCAGCAAAGGAATACCGGGGGGATAAGGCGTGACCATGCCGACCGACACGCGGCCCTCCAAGTGGTCAATCTCCACGCGCTCGGTTTTGCGTAAGGCAATATGCGCGTAAGCGTCGCTAGGCTTCATGGCGGGCACCAAATCGCTCAAATACACCTCGGTCGTCAGGCGGGCGATGTCGAACTTGGCGTACAGCTGGTGGATGTGGTGGCACAGGTCTGCCAAGCCCATCTTCTCGTAGCGCGGATACTTCTGCACGAACTCAGGCAACACACGCCACATGGGCTGGTTTTTGGCGTAGTCGTCCTTGAACTGCTGCAACGCGGTCAACATGCTGTTCCAGCGGCCCTTGGTAATGCCAATGGTGAACATGATGAAGAAGCTGTACAAGCCGGTCTTTTCGACCACCACGCCGTGTTCGGCCAGAAACTTGGTCACGATGGAAGCGGGAATACCGGTCTTGGCGAACTTGCCGTTCAGGTCAAGACCTGGCGTCACGATGGTGGACTTGATCGGGTCCAGCATGTTGAAGCCGCTGGCCAGTTTGCCGAAGCCGTGCCAGTTGGCCTTGGCGGTCTTGCTCTCACCCTTGATGATCCAGTCATTGGCGCGGCCGATGCCTTCTTCGGCCAGCTTGTCCGGTCCCCATACCTTGAACCACCAGTCGTCACCGTACTCTTCGTCCACCTTGCGCATGGCGCGGCGGAAGTCCAGGGCCTCGGCAATGCTTTCTTCCACCAGCGCGGTCCCACCGGGTGGCTCCATCATGGCGGCGGCTACGTCGCAGCTGGCAATGATGCTGTATTGCGGGCTGGTGCTGGTGTGCATCAGGTAGGCCTCGTTGAACAAGTGCTTGTCCAACTTGACGGTCTGCGAGTCTTGCACCAGCACGTGGCTAGCTTGGCTGATACCGGCCAGCAGCTTGTGGATGGATTGCGTGCTGTACACCACGGCTTCTTTGGGGCGCGCGCGGTTCTTGCCCATGGCGTGGTAGGTGCCATAGAACGGGTGGAACGCCGCATGCGGCAGCCAGGCCTCGTCGAAGTGGATGTTTTCCACATAACCATCGAGCATGCTCTTGATGGTTTCGGTGTTGTAGAGCACGCCGTCGTAGGTGCTTTGCGTCAGTGTCAGGATACGGGGCTTTGCCTTTTTGGCATCTACGCCCTTGAGCAGCGGGTTGGCCTTGATCTTGGCTTGGATAGTGGCCGGCTCAAACTCGCTCTGCGGAATCGGGCCAATGATGCCGAAGTGGTTGCGTGTGGGCTTCAAGAAGACCGGAATCGCGCCGGTCATGATGATGGCGTGCAGGTTGGACTTGTGGCAGTTGCGGTCCACGATCACGATGTCACCGGGCGCCACCGTGTGGTGCCACACCATCTTGTTGGAGGTGCTGGTGCCGTTGGTCACAAAGAAGCAGTGGTCGGCATTGAAAATGCGCGCTGCATTTCGCTCGGAGGCACCAATGGCCCCGTTGTGGTCCAGCAACTGGCCCAACTCTTCCACCGCATTGCACACGTCGGCGCGCAGCATGTTCTCACCATAAAACTGGTGGTACATCTGGCCTACAGGGCTCT from the Rhodoferax potami genome contains:
- a CDS encoding arginine/lysine/ornithine decarboxylase, with protein sequence MKFRFPIIIIDEDFRSENTSGLGIRALAQAIESEGFEVLGVTSYGDLSQFAQQQSRASAFILSIDDEEFTPGPDLDPAVLNLRHFIEEVRRKNLDVPIYVYGETKTSRHIPNDILRELHGFIHMFEDTPEFVARHIIREAKGYLEGVQPPFFKALLDYAEDGSYSWHCPGHSGGVAFLKSPVGQMYHQFYGENMLRADVCNAVEELGQLLDHNGAIGASERNAARIFNADHCFFVTNGTSTSNKMVWHHTVAPGDIVIVDRNCHKSNLHAIIMTGAIPVFLKPTRNHFGIIGPIPQSEFEPATIQAKIKANPLLKGVDAKKAKPRILTLTQSTYDGVLYNTETIKSMLDGYVENIHFDEAWLPHAAFHPFYGTYHAMGKNRARPKEAVVYSTQSIHKLLAGISQASHVLVQDSQTVKLDKHLFNEAYLMHTSTSPQYSIIASCDVAAAMMEPPGGTALVEESIAEALDFRRAMRKVDEEYGDDWWFKVWGPDKLAEEGIGRANDWIIKGESKTAKANWHGFGKLASGFNMLDPIKSTIVTPGLDLNGKFAKTGIPASIVTKFLAEHGVVVEKTGLYSFFIMFTIGITKGRWNSMLTALQQFKDDYAKNQPMWRVLPEFVQKYPRYEKMGLADLCHHIHQLYAKFDIARLTTEVYLSDLVPAMKPSDAYAHIALRKTERVEIDHLEGRVSVGMVTPYPPGIPLLVPGEVFNKKVVDYLKFSREFNAQCPGFETDVHGLVSEVGEDGKVRYYADCVKA
- the fabI gene encoding enoyl-ACP reductase FabI; the protein is MGFLAGKKLLITGVLSNRSIAYGIAKACKEQGAELAFSYVGERFKDRITEFAADFDSTLVFDCDVGNDEQIDQLFKDLSTHWPTFDGFVHSIGFAPREAIAGNFLDGLSRENFKIAHDISAYSFPAMAKAALPYLSPKAALLTLSYLGAERIIPNYNTMGLAKASLEASVRYLAEAVGPKGIRVNGISAGPIKTLAASGIKDFSKLLNTVAGASPIRRNVTTEDVGNVAAFLLSDLAGGVTAEITYVDGGYSQTMGVTTDI